In one window of Candidatus Kryptonium sp. DNA:
- a CDS encoding SDR family oxidoreductase — MFANKNVVVTGSTGGLGSVVARYFLENGAKVFAVYRKEKKFKRFFKDILTNKNLYAVKADLTNESQVQKVFKFVRKYGGVDFLINCVGGYSEGSMVFETEENEFDEMIDLNLRTAFLCSKWALRDMIPKRSGRIINISSMLALKPSPGKGAYVVSKAGLIALTEVVAEEVKDFNITCNVILPSIIATDENRKSMPGADYSRWVQPQEIAKLIGHLCSDEAGGINGAIIRFPGKI; from the coding sequence ATGTTTGCAAATAAAAATGTCGTTGTAACTGGTTCAACGGGTGGGCTTGGCTCGGTTGTCGCAAGATATTTCCTTGAAAATGGCGCGAAAGTTTTCGCAGTTTATAGAAAGGAGAAAAAATTCAAACGATTTTTCAAAGATATTTTAACAAATAAAAATCTTTATGCTGTTAAAGCGGATTTGACAAATGAATCGCAAGTCCAAAAGGTCTTTAAATTTGTCAGAAAATATGGTGGTGTTGATTTTTTGATAAACTGTGTCGGAGGGTATTCTGAAGGAAGTATGGTATTTGAAACTGAGGAGAATGAGTTTGATGAGATGATAGACTTGAATCTTAGAACTGCTTTTCTTTGTTCAAAATGGGCTTTGCGAGATATGATTCCGAAAAGAAGCGGTAGGATTATAAATATATCGTCAATGCTTGCTTTAAAGCCTTCACCGGGGAAGGGAGCTTATGTTGTTTCAAAGGCTGGGTTAATTGCTTTAACGGAAGTGGTTGCGGAAGAGGTTAAAGATTTTAATATAACTTGCAATGTCATTCTACCAAGTATAATTGCGACGGATGAAAATAGAAAGAGTATGCCTGGGGCTGACTATTCAAGATGGGTTCAACCGCAAGAGATAGCGAAGTTAATCGGCCATCTTTGTTCTGATGAGGCAGGAGGGATAAATGGAGCAATCATAAGGTTTCCGGGGAAGATTTAG
- a CDS encoding F0F1 ATP synthase subunit delta, with translation MPNLRVAKRYAKALIEIAEELKKLDRITQDVQLIDSVIKNSRELQLFLKSPIIKEDKKKQVIQEIFTDSRVDPVTLKFILLLIEKKREDLLQDIVKMYQDLYDEKMGVVTAEVITAVEVDESERKKIEKKILEMTQAKKVKAIYKIDPSIIGGIVIKIGDTVYDASIRRKIQLLREQLIYGS, from the coding sequence ATGCCTAATTTGAGAGTAGCAAAAAGGTATGCTAAAGCTTTGATAGAAATCGCAGAGGAGCTCAAAAAACTTGATAGAATAACGCAAGATGTTCAACTAATAGATTCGGTGATCAAAAATTCAAGGGAGCTTCAACTTTTCTTGAAAAGCCCAATTATTAAAGAAGATAAAAAGAAGCAGGTAATTCAAGAGATTTTTACGGATAGTCGCGTTGATCCCGTGACGCTGAAATTTATTCTCCTCTTGATTGAAAAAAAGCGTGAGGATTTGCTTCAGGATATTGTTAAAATGTATCAGGATCTTTACGATGAAAAGATGGGCGTTGTGACCGCTGAAGTTATAACTGCTGTTGAGGTTGATGAAAGTGAGCGGAAAAAGATAGAGAAGAAAATTCTTGAAATGACACAAGCGAAGAAAGTTAAAGCAATTTATAAAATTGATCCGTCAATAATTGGTGGAATTGTGATAAAAATTGGAGACACTGTTTACGACGCCAGCATAAGAAGGAAAATTCAGCTCTTGCGTGAACAACTGATCTACGGAAGTTAA
- a CDS encoding AtpZ/AtpI family protein: MSDEEKKEKIFQSVGRAIKEVAPYSGLGLQLAVTVVIFWFIGRLIDEHYGTSPLWMVIGAMFGIIVGMYNFIKAVIELGKKRKSKNES; this comes from the coding sequence ATGTCTGATGAAGAGAAGAAAGAAAAGATATTTCAAAGCGTTGGTAGAGCTATAAAAGAAGTAGCGCCTTATAGTGGGCTTGGTTTGCAACTTGCGGTTACAGTTGTGATATTTTGGTTTATCGGGAGGTTGATAGATGAGCATTATGGAACCTCACCGCTGTGGATGGTAATAGGCGCGATGTTTGGCATCATCGTTGGTATGTATAATTTTATAAAAGCAGTAATTGAACTTGGAAAAAAACGGAAAAGCAAGAATGAAAGTTGA
- a CDS encoding threonine synthase — MKSFIIYLKCSICGEVFDHKQMQRFCQNCNEPLIAIYDYDEIRKNVSKDSFKSRVSSMWRYFEFLPVLDERKIITLGEGWTPLLRLGNFGDMLGLKNLYVKDESFNPTLSFKARGLSCAVSKAVELGIDKLALPTAGNAGSALSAYCAKAGIKCFVSAPRDTPSLILKECEFYGAEINLIDGLISDALKVVQKRTEFFDISTMREPYRLQGKKTLGFEIIEQLGWEVPDWIIYPTGGGTGLIGIWIAVKELIEVGLIEKKFPKMVAVQSAGCAPIVKAYNEGKSRAEFWENAQTIAYGLRVPKPFADRLILEVIRESKGLAIQVEDDEIIKMMEKLSKVEGIIFCPEGSATAVALEKLVSDEVIGKDEVVVIVNTASGLKYI; from the coding sequence ATGAAATCGTTTATAATTTATCTAAAATGTTCAATTTGTGGTGAGGTTTTTGATCATAAGCAAATGCAAAGATTTTGTCAAAATTGTAATGAACCTTTGATAGCGATTTATGATTATGATGAGATTAGAAAGAATGTCAGCAAAGATAGCTTCAAGAGCAGGGTTTCAAGTATGTGGAGGTATTTTGAGTTTTTACCTGTCCTTGATGAAAGAAAAATTATAACGCTTGGCGAGGGATGGACTCCGCTTTTGAGGTTGGGAAATTTTGGGGACATGCTTGGATTAAAAAATTTATATGTAAAAGATGAATCTTTTAATCCAACTCTTTCATTTAAGGCGCGTGGATTATCTTGCGCTGTTTCAAAAGCAGTGGAACTTGGGATTGATAAGCTTGCATTGCCAACAGCTGGAAATGCGGGAAGTGCATTGAGCGCATACTGTGCGAAGGCGGGAATAAAGTGTTTCGTCAGCGCTCCAAGGGATACACCATCTTTAATTTTAAAAGAGTGTGAATTTTATGGTGCAGAAATTAATCTAATTGATGGGTTGATTTCAGATGCGCTTAAGGTAGTCCAGAAGCGAACGGAGTTTTTTGATATATCAACAATGAGAGAACCTTATCGGTTGCAAGGCAAAAAAACACTCGGATTTGAAATTATTGAACAGCTTGGATGGGAGGTGCCAGATTGGATAATCTATCCAACTGGCGGTGGAACAGGATTAATAGGGATATGGATCGCTGTTAAAGAACTAATTGAAGTTGGTTTGATTGAGAAAAAATTTCCAAAGATGGTTGCCGTTCAATCAGCTGGGTGTGCTCCAATAGTTAAGGCTTATAATGAGGGGAAGAGTAGAGCTGAATTTTGGGAAAATGCGCAAACGATCGCTTATGGACTTCGTGTGCCGAAGCCATTTGCAGATAGGTTAATTCTTGAAGTTATCCGTGAAAGCAAAGGGCTTGCAATTCAAGTTGAAGATGATGAAATAATTAAAATGATGGAAAAACTGTCAAAAGTTGAAGGAATAATCTTTTGTCCTGAAGGTTCAGCAACCGCAGTTGCGCTTGAAAAGCTCGTATCGGACGAAGTCATAGGCAAAGATGAAGTTGTTGTTATTGTAAATACTGCATCTGGGTTAAAGTACATTTAA
- a CDS encoding polymer-forming cytoskeletal protein, producing the protein MALIGGNKEGKSSNVEINIIANGTVIEGKVVSQGSMRIDGRVIGNIHVNGNLTIGTTGEVHGDIEAKNVIIGGKVNGTIVVAEKLVFESKAVIKGDVKASKLVVDEGAIFDGKCVMTSASTVNKTS; encoded by the coding sequence ATGGCTTTGATCGGCGGAAATAAGGAAGGAAAGAGTTCAAATGTTGAAATTAACATTATCGCAAATGGGACTGTGATTGAAGGTAAAGTTGTAAGCCAAGGAAGTATGAGGATTGATGGACGGGTGATTGGAAACATTCATGTCAATGGTAATTTGACAATTGGAACGACGGGAGAGGTGCATGGGGATATTGAGGCTAAAAATGTCATCATTGGCGGGAAAGTTAATGGGACAATTGTTGTTGCTGAAAAACTTGTGTTTGAGAGCAAAGCGGTTATCAAAGGCGATGTAAAGGCATCAAAACTTGTGGTTGACGAAGGAGCGATTTTTGATGGTAAATGTGTGATGACGAGCGCTTCAACAGTTAACAAGACCTCTTAA
- a CDS encoding M23 family metallopeptidase, translating into MKFPSSGSRRKRQRLYTILFFSDEDEKPKGIKLSKQALILYISLVVIFISTIVLVLVIHTPVKYIVFPETFAESKERAKKMQELYQRLENFAYELEKVKLYNNLLRQALGEKVSDSIAVSMSRLENMAQRRQEMRSTDEDFDILQVIDVEGVKPKFIFPVFNGFVTRGFMPEIQHFGIDIAGKEGDIIRAVDDGYVIFSDWTYRDGYVIIILHSDGYMSVYKHAQMNLKARNAFVKQGEPIALVGKTGKTGNEPHLHFELWKNGKPLNPKLYIPN; encoded by the coding sequence ATGAAATTTCCAAGTTCAGGCTCAAGGCGAAAAAGGCAAAGGCTATATACTATTTTATTTTTTTCTGATGAGGATGAAAAGCCGAAAGGTATAAAGTTAAGCAAGCAAGCGTTGATTTTATATATTTCGCTAGTTGTTATCTTTATTTCCACTATCGTTTTGGTTTTAGTGATCCACACTCCTGTTAAATATATTGTTTTTCCTGAAACATTTGCAGAAAGCAAGGAAAGAGCAAAAAAAATGCAGGAGTTGTATCAACGGCTTGAAAATTTTGCTTATGAGCTTGAGAAGGTTAAGCTTTACAACAACCTTCTAAGGCAGGCGCTTGGAGAGAAAGTTAGTGATAGCATTGCGGTAAGTATGAGCCGACTTGAAAATATGGCTCAAAGAAGACAAGAAATGAGATCTACCGATGAGGATTTTGATATTTTGCAAGTGATAGATGTTGAAGGTGTTAAACCGAAATTTATTTTTCCTGTTTTCAATGGCTTTGTAACTCGCGGTTTTATGCCAGAAATTCAACATTTTGGTATAGATATCGCTGGTAAAGAAGGAGATATCATAAGAGCAGTTGATGATGGATATGTGATTTTTTCGGATTGGACTTACAGGGATGGTTATGTGATCATAATTTTACATAGTGATGGTTATATGAGTGTTTATAAGCATGCGCAAATGAATTTGAAAGCGAGAAATGCTTTCGTGAAGCAAGGAGAGCCGATAGCATTGGTAGGGAAAACAGGTAAAACGGGCAACGAACCTCATCTTCATTTTGAACTATGGAAAAATGGAAAGCCTTTAAATCCAAAACTTTATATACCAAATTAA
- the atpE gene encoding ATP synthase F0 subunit C: protein MPELAHLAGGFGAALSVIGAAYGISKLAAATMEASGRQPEVAGEVRTSMIIAAALIEGVTLFAEVICIILALK from the coding sequence ATGCCAGAATTAGCACACCTTGCTGGTGGATTCGGCGCAGCTTTGTCAGTAATTGGTGCAGCATATGGAATAAGCAAACTTGCTGCAGCAACTATGGAAGCGAGCGGTCGCCAGCCAGAAGTAGCTGGTGAAGTTAGAACATCAATGATCATTGCTGCTGCCTTGATAGAAGGCGTTACGCTTTTTGCTGAAGTTATTTGCATTATTCTTGCGTTAAAATAA
- the atpG gene encoding ATP synthase F1 subunit gamma, whose amino-acid sequence MPALRDIRRRINAVRSIQKITKAMKMVAAARLRRAQDKIISARPYARKIEDLIQRFVSTFSGGFDNPLLKERDVKNVAIVVVTADRGLCGSFNTNIIRKTLSLIDEKRRELPPNGKVKLICVGKKGFDYFSRHKKNFELVASFTGLFKRTIEYSWVEEITQRIVDGFLKEEFDLVEIVYNEFKSIVQQKIVIEQFLPIVSKVDVIKPSKGVKVPIIEYIYEPDPKSILQELLPKYLKTHILRVLLESNAAEQAARMTAMDNATENANELLKDLQLLFNKTRQAMITKEMLEIASGAEALRKAGMV is encoded by the coding sequence ATGCCTGCCTTAAGAGATATTAGAAGACGAATAAACGCGGTAAGGAGCATACAGAAGATCACCAAGGCAATGAAGATGGTTGCAGCTGCTCGGTTGAGACGAGCGCAAGATAAAATTATTTCAGCGCGACCTTACGCAAGAAAGATAGAGGATTTAATCCAGCGTTTTGTTTCAACTTTCAGTGGTGGGTTTGATAATCCGCTTTTGAAGGAAAGAGATGTTAAAAATGTTGCAATCGTCGTCGTGACCGCTGATAGAGGACTATGCGGATCATTTAATACTAACATCATAAGAAAAACCTTGTCATTGATTGATGAAAAGCGAAGGGAGCTTCCGCCGAATGGGAAAGTGAAATTGATTTGTGTGGGTAAGAAGGGATTTGATTATTTCAGCAGGCATAAGAAAAATTTTGAGTTGGTTGCAAGTTTTACAGGACTTTTCAAAAGGACGATTGAATATTCTTGGGTTGAAGAAATAACGCAGAGGATCGTTGATGGGTTTTTGAAAGAAGAGTTTGATCTTGTTGAGATAGTTTATAACGAATTTAAATCAATAGTTCAGCAAAAAATTGTAATTGAGCAATTTCTTCCAATAGTTTCAAAAGTTGATGTTATAAAACCATCAAAAGGGGTTAAAGTTCCAATCATTGAATATATATACGAGCCAGATCCAAAAAGTATTTTACAAGAGTTGTTGCCTAAATATCTAAAGACACATATTTTGCGTGTCCTTCTTGAGTCAAATGCAGCTGAGCAAGCGGCGCGTATGACAGCGATGGATAATGCTACTGAAAATGCAAATGAACTTCTCAAAGATTTGCAGCTCTTGTTCAATAAAACGCGTCAGGCGATGATAACTAAGGAAATGCTTGAGATCGCAAGCGGAGCAGAGGCGTTGAGAAAAGCTGGGATGGTATAA
- a CDS encoding ATP synthase subunit I, whose translation MKVDVGKFVKYILISLVIVWALLIYPLARFASDEFIKSFFIGSLISVVNSIIGILILKRGLNRPDKEFLKLTLGSMGVRLFAIAGLILFMLEVLNFELYGLVISLLLFYFVFLGVEVFFLSKLTTKKEF comes from the coding sequence ATGAAAGTTGATGTTGGAAAATTCGTCAAATATATCTTGATTTCGCTTGTTATCGTTTGGGCATTGTTAATTTATCCTTTGGCGAGATTTGCATCTGATGAATTTATAAAATCATTTTTCATAGGTTCTTTGATAAGTGTTGTAAATTCAATCATTGGAATTTTGATCTTAAAGCGTGGGCTAAATAGACCGGACAAGGAATTTCTGAAGCTTACATTGGGCAGTATGGGTGTGAGATTGTTTGCGATCGCTGGTTTGATTTTGTTCATGCTTGAGGTTTTAAATTTTGAACTTTATGGGCTTGTAATATCTTTGCTTTTGTTTTATTTCGTTTTTCTTGGTGTTGAGGTTTTCTTTTTAAGTAAATTGACAACAAAAAAGGAGTTTTAA
- the atpF gene encoding F0F1 ATP synthase subunit B yields the protein MLEVNPGVAIWTIITFLLLVVILKKVAWKPIVEALTKREEEIRRSLEDAKRAREEAERLMEENKRNLARAEEEVQKIIREGRETAEKIRAEILEKARKEADALIERAKEEIELQREQAMLQLRAQITDLAIQIASKLIGETLNEQKHKKLVDKYLQEISSEKRA from the coding sequence ATGCTTGAGGTAAATCCTGGTGTTGCAATATGGACGATAATTACATTCTTGCTTTTGGTCGTGATTCTAAAAAAGGTTGCGTGGAAGCCAATAGTTGAAGCGTTGACGAAGCGTGAGGAGGAAATAAGAAGATCTCTTGAAGATGCTAAACGAGCCCGTGAAGAAGCCGAAAGATTGATGGAGGAAAATAAACGCAACCTTGCTCGCGCTGAAGAAGAGGTGCAAAAGATAATTCGTGAAGGCAGAGAAACAGCTGAAAAAATAAGAGCCGAAATACTTGAAAAAGCAAGAAAAGAAGCGGATGCCTTGATTGAAAGAGCAAAGGAAGAAATTGAATTGCAGCGTGAGCAAGCAATGCTTCAGTTAAGAGCTCAAATAACTGATCTTGCGATTCAAATCGCTTCTAAATTGATCGGAGAGACATTAAACGAGCAAAAACATAAAAAGCTTGTTGATAAATATCTTCAAGAAATTTCATCCGAAAAAAGAGCGTGA
- the atpA gene encoding F0F1 ATP synthase subunit alpha, which produces MEIRPDEISEILRKQLTGFDKEVDIYDVGTVLQVGDGIARVYGLSKVMMSELLEFPNGVMGVAMNLEEDNVGCILFGEDTLIKEGDIVRRTGRVLSVPVGEKLLGRVVNPLGQPLDNKGPIEFEKYMPIERKALGVIYRQPVKEPLQTGIKAIDAMIPIGRGQRELIIGDRQTGKTAIAVDTIINQRFTHTERAKELGIKPVYCIYVAIGQKMSTVAQVVAKLEEEGAMDYTIVVVASASDPAPLQYIAPYAGCTMGEYFRDSGRHALVVYDDLSKHAWAYRQVSLLLRRPPGREAYPGDIFYLHSRLLERASKLSDELGGGSLTALPIIETQAGDVAAYIPTNVISITDGQIYLEPGLFNAGVRPAINVGISVSRVGGNAQIKAMKKVAGRLRLELAQYRELEAFAKFASDLDKATQAQLRRGQRLVELLKQDQYQPMPVEEQVVLIFAGTQGYLDELPVEAVRRFESEFLAYMRARHKDILNRIAETKDLDDETIQNLHKILKDFVTSFKATLQ; this is translated from the coding sequence ATTGAAATTAGACCGGATGAAATATCTGAAATTTTAAGAAAACAATTAACCGGATTTGATAAAGAGGTTGATATTTATGATGTTGGGACTGTGCTACAAGTTGGTGATGGAATTGCTCGTGTGTATGGGCTTTCAAAAGTAATGATGAGCGAGCTTCTTGAATTTCCAAATGGAGTTATGGGGGTGGCGATGAACCTTGAAGAGGATAATGTGGGATGTATTTTGTTCGGAGAGGATACGCTTATTAAAGAAGGTGATATTGTTCGCAGGACGGGTAGAGTCCTTTCTGTCCCTGTTGGTGAAAAACTTCTTGGAAGGGTGGTAAATCCGCTTGGACAACCTTTGGATAACAAGGGGCCTATTGAATTTGAAAAGTATATGCCAATAGAGAGAAAAGCTTTAGGAGTTATTTATCGTCAACCAGTGAAAGAACCGTTGCAGACAGGTATAAAAGCTATTGATGCGATGATCCCAATTGGGCGTGGACAAAGAGAATTGATAATTGGAGATAGACAAACAGGAAAAACTGCTATAGCAGTTGATACGATAATAAATCAAAGATTTACTCATACTGAAAGAGCAAAAGAACTTGGAATAAAGCCGGTTTATTGTATTTATGTCGCTATTGGTCAAAAGATGTCAACTGTTGCTCAAGTTGTTGCTAAGCTTGAGGAAGAGGGAGCGATGGATTATACTATTGTAGTTGTTGCGTCTGCAAGTGATCCAGCACCGCTTCAGTATATAGCTCCTTACGCTGGATGCACTATGGGTGAGTACTTTAGAGATTCTGGAAGACATGCTCTTGTTGTCTATGATGATTTGAGCAAACATGCTTGGGCTTATAGACAGGTTTCACTTCTTTTGAGACGTCCACCAGGAAGAGAAGCTTATCCCGGAGATATTTTCTATCTTCATTCCCGACTTCTTGAAAGAGCTTCCAAGTTGAGCGATGAACTCGGTGGTGGAAGTTTAACTGCTTTGCCGATAATTGAAACTCAAGCAGGTGATGTCGCTGCGTATATTCCGACAAATGTTATTTCAATTACGGATGGACAGATTTATCTTGAACCTGGACTTTTCAATGCAGGCGTAAGACCGGCTATAAATGTTGGTATTTCAGTTTCACGAGTTGGTGGAAATGCACAAATAAAAGCGATGAAAAAAGTTGCTGGCAGATTGCGTCTTGAACTTGCACAATATAGAGAGCTTGAAGCATTCGCTAAGTTCGCTTCGGATCTTGATAAAGCAACACAGGCTCAGTTGAGAAGAGGACAACGCCTTGTTGAATTGTTGAAACAGGATCAATATCAACCGATGCCTGTTGAAGAGCAAGTTGTTTTGATTTTCGCTGGAACTCAGGGTTATCTTGATGAATTACCTGTTGAAGCGGTGAGGAGATTTGAGAGCGAATTCCTTGCGTATATGAGGGCAAGGCATAAAGATATCCTAAATAGGATCGCTGAAACTAAAGACCTTGACGACGAGACGATACAAAATCTTCATAAAATCTTAAAAGATTTCGTGACATCGTTTAAAGCAACTTTACAGTAG
- the atpB gene encoding F0F1 ATP synthase subunit A encodes MFLNNLIALADTVKHHETAHGGEESWMLHHISDSRTIDLEPFGHITLPQFPPINIAGVEIDLSITKHVFFMWLVSIILIVTLSLVARSYKKSMVPHGIANLVEVFVVFIRDEIVLSVIGKEGLKYLHYFLTLFFFILLCNLIGLVPYGATATGNLAVTGGLAFLSFILIQVAGIKKHGFIGYYKGLVPHGVPGFVAPVMFIVEFLGLFAKAFALTVRLFANMTAGHIVILSLIGLIFVFKSILVAPISIAFAIFINILEILVAFIQAYIFTMLTALFVGLSIHQH; translated from the coding sequence GTGTTTTTGAATAATTTGATCGCTTTGGCTGATACGGTGAAGCATCATGAAACCGCTCACGGCGGTGAAGAAAGTTGGATGCTTCATCATATTTCTGACTCAAGGACAATTGATCTTGAACCATTTGGACATATAACACTTCCGCAATTTCCACCAATCAACATTGCTGGGGTAGAGATAGACCTATCAATTACGAAGCATGTTTTCTTCATGTGGCTTGTTTCAATAATTTTGATAGTGACTCTTTCGCTTGTTGCAAGGAGTTACAAAAAGAGCATGGTTCCACATGGTATTGCGAATTTAGTTGAGGTTTTTGTTGTTTTTATTCGCGATGAGATTGTTTTATCTGTGATTGGTAAAGAGGGGTTGAAGTATTTGCATTATTTTTTAACTCTTTTCTTTTTCATTCTTTTGTGTAATCTGATTGGTTTGGTTCCGTACGGTGCAACTGCAACTGGAAATCTTGCGGTAACAGGTGGGCTTGCGTTTTTGTCCTTTATTTTAATTCAAGTTGCTGGGATAAAGAAGCATGGCTTCATCGGGTATTACAAAGGTCTTGTCCCGCATGGTGTTCCTGGTTTCGTTGCGCCAGTGATGTTCATAGTTGAGTTCCTCGGGCTTTTTGCGAAAGCATTTGCTCTTACCGTCCGTTTGTTTGCAAACATGACCGCTGGGCATATTGTTATTTTATCTTTGATAGGATTGATATTTGTTTTCAAAAGCATCTTGGTTGCTCCGATTTCAATTGCCTTTGCGATTTTTATAAACATTCTTGAAATACTTGTCGCTTTTATACAAGCTTACATATTCACTATGCTCACGGCGCTATTTGTAGGTCTTTCAATACATCAACATTAA